TTCTTTGACAATTCATACAAGGATAGCCGTCTtctgaacaggtagtcctcgacttatgaccacagttaagCCCAAATTTTCAGTTGCTACGCAAGATAGACGTTcagttttccccccattttataaGCTTccgggccacagttgttaagcgaattgctgcattgttaagttagtaacacggttgttaagttaatctggcttccccattgactttgcctgtctgaAAAGGCAGAAAACATTAGTCTACAAATCAGCTATACATTGTTGGTCATGGAATAAATCACAACGGACATTTAATTTTTCCCTTTCTGCCTTTTCTTCAGGCAGCTGGTAAATGCTGGAGTCTTGACTGTCCGTGATGCCGGAAGCTGGTGGCTTGCTGTGCCTGGAGCAGGCCGCTTTATCAAATGCTTCATCAAAGGTGTGTCTGTTCACACATTGTGCTAAGCAACTACGCATTGTAGTTTGTTGGCTGGACTCATACATGATGCTAAGAAGCAaataaacaaatcacattatcACTCTGAGCCTGCAAGATTTGAAACCTGCAAGATTTCACTAGATTAAGCAAGTCCCAAATTCACATCCAGAACCagcaaattaccgtattttttggagtataagacgcagcttccaaaaagaggatgaaattctgggtgcatcttatactccgaatgtagccccgctcagCCTCTCacatggagatttcagaggctgaaaaaagcttcagaaaagaagcccccaaacagagcttcagaggcttttttccggaagttctgttttggaggctttcagaagcagaaaaaggttttttctgaaatggagtttcagaggcagggaaaaaagcaaagaaaagcaaggcacagaactcacaaccaaggaacctgttgctaaaattcacttctgggaacagctgattgggggtattccgggaggccgatccacctgccaataagctttttttgtattttcctctccaaaaactaaggtgcgtcttatacgccggtgcatcttatactctgaaaaatatggtatattttgggttttttgggtaCTAGAAATTTCTTCGCATTTTAAATTCACGAAACCATTACAATTTAGAGTGGCTCTTtcatttgaggttttttttttgcaaactaaaTTAACCCTGCtgcaagaaaaaggaaaaaaaaacagttctcCATTACCTTATCCAGTGCAGGATGTCCAGTCTTGAACGCCAGTCTAATGCTGGAATTTGTCAGACCTGCCCTGACTTGGtcccttggccaaaaaaaaaagaccctcgactccatttgtaGTGAGGGCTATACTTTTAATAAGAGCCAAGTGGATTACAGAacggcaaagccagaactgaagttCGCGTGGGAAAACCTCCCAGTTAAACTTTCCCCATCCAGTTCCTTTCCTCCCCTATTCCTTTCTTGCCCAATTATATTTGCATAAATTGTTTTTGGAACAGTCTCTTCGACaaaaggttggttggttggtgaatggaattgtgttctctttgctgacgatgtcaaactatttaacaccactgatgatacatctatcattcaaaaagaccttgatcatctaaccgcttggtctaaaacttggcaacttcaaatctcaaccagcaaatgctcagtcttacatataggaaaaaagaacccaaacactaagtactcgcttgatggacattaccttacagacgaaccccatcccgttaaagaccttggagttttcatgtcaaatgatctaagtgccaaagcccactgcaaatacatagcaaaaaaggctctaagagttgtaaacctaatcttgcgtagcttcttttccaaaaacactacactactaaccagagcatataaaacatttgctagaccaattctagaacacagctcacctgtttggaaccctcaccatatctctgacatcaatacaattgaacgtgtccagaaatattttacaagaagagttctccattcctctgtaaacaataaaataccttatcccactagacttgaaatcctgggcttggaaaacttggaactcagtcgccttcgacaagacctaagtttaactcatagaatcatctattgtaatgtccttcctgtcgagggcccagggtaggggtggaggggtggcggttgtgattagagagagtctggagccgagggagaccactgtacctcagattgccgggtgtgaatccctctttgtgaggtggggtcatagatgtcagatgggcttgtttgtcacgtacctggctccttgcggcgtgacagcagccctgcccgagctcctggaggtgcttgctggagtggcggtggagacccccagacttattgtcatgggggactttaacttgccatcgaccggcatgtcatcttcagttgctcgggagttcacggcttccatgacggccttggacctgactcaagtagttgatggccctactcacagtgggggtggcactctggatttgattttcatctctggtcagtggttgaaggatctggacttgagggatttagtcatcgagcctttgtcatggtcagatcactctctccttcgcctagactttctgaccgccactcaacaccgcagggagacggaaccaatacgttggttccgtcccaggcgcctgatggacccggagaggtttcagacggagcttgggccgtttcctgagggtctggctcacggcacggctgaggaacttgtcgcggcttgggaacgggccgcggcgggggccttggatcgtgtcgggcctttgcggcctctgacccgacgtaggtctcaaccagctccctggtactccaaggagctgagggggatgaaatgccggagaagacgcctagagagttcctggaggtccagtcattcggaggctgatcggacactagttaggtcctatactaggacctacctagtggcaatgagggaagcgagacgttgctacgtctcctccctcattgcgtcggcagataaccgcccggccgccctgtttcgggtaactcgctctctccttcaacagggggaccGGGATGActtgttgcagggacgtgctgaggagtttagtggttatctatacgacaaaatcgttcagctttgggacggtctggaccaaaattgggtagatccaggtgggatgtcggagagccgtcttgttgagattatatgggatgagtttgaccctgtggctcccgaggacatggacaggttactgggtaggttgaacgccatcacatgtttactggacccgtgtccctcctggttggtgctggccgcacaggatgtgacacgaggctggctccaggggattacaaatgcttctttgttggagggggtctttccagccgccttgaaagaggcggtggtgaggcctctcctcaagaagccttctctggacccagctgttttaggtaattatcgtccggtctccaaccttcgcttcgcggcgaaggttgtagagagtgtggtggcatgtcagctaccccagtacctggaggaaaccgtctatctagacccattccagtccggttttcggcccggttacagcactgagacggctttggtcgcgttggtggatgatctctggagggccagggataggggttattcctctgccttggtcctattagacctctcagcggcttttgataccatcgaccatggtatcctgctgcaccggttggagggattgggagtgggaggcaccgttcatcggtggttctcctcctatctctccgatcggtcgcatgagcagtgttgacggggcagaggtcggcccgggcgcctcacttgtggggtgccccggggtcgattctctcgcccctcttgttcaacatctatatgaagccgctgggtgagatcatcagtggtttcggtgtgaggtaccagctgtacgctgacgacactcagctgtacttttccacaccggaccaccccaacgaagctatcgaggtgttgtcccggtgtctggaagccgtacgggtctggatggggagaaacaggctcaagctcaatccctccaagacggagtggctgtggatgccgcagctgactgttgggggcgagtcattggccccaatggagagggtacgcaacttgggcgtcctcctggatggatggctgtctttcgaagatcatttgacggccgtctccaggagagcttttcaccaggttcgcctggttcgccagttgcgcccctttctagaccgggatgccctatgcacggtcactcatgctctcgtgacatctcgtctggattactgcaatgctgtctacacgggctcccttgaggagcacccggagactcaggtagttcagaatgcggctgcgctggtgatagaggagccctcgtggctcccatgtaacacctctcctgcgcggactgcactggctgcctgtggttttctgggtgcgcttcaaggttttggtaatgatcttcaaagcgctccatggcatagggcgggctgcacggaccgtctgctgccaccgaatgcctcccaccacccgtgcgctctcacaggagggactcctcagggtgccgtcggccaggcagtgccgactggcgacgccaggaagggccttttctgtggggcccccaccctctggaacgagcttccccaggacttcgtcaacttcctgaccttcgaaccttccatgagcttaagacacatctatttatctgcgcaggactggactagattttttaaattttaaatgtttaaattttaaatttggttttaaatggggttttattatttatatctctattttaaatattcggcttatgtaataagttttttaaattaatgttttactttgtatatatatatgttttttatatggctgtaaaccgccctgagtccctagggagatagggcggtataaaagtatgaataataaataaataaataaataaataaagactacttcagctttaattacaataatacaagagcaaccaatagatttaaacttaatgtcaaccgctttaatctagattgcagaaaatatgacttctgtaacagaatcatcagtgcttggaatactttacctgactctatggtctcttctcataatcctaaaagctttaaccaaaaactttctaccactgacctcaccccattcctaagaggaccataaggggccgggatagctcaggcaatagagaagcctgttattagaacacaaagcctgcaattactgcaggttcgagcccggcccaaggttgactcagccttccaccctttataaggtaggtaaaatgaggacccagattgttgggggggcaataagttgactttgtaaaaaaatatacaaatagaatgagactattgccttatacattgtaagccgccctgagtcttcggagaagggcggggtataaatgtaaacaaacaaacaaacaaaaaaagggggcgtgcataagcgcacaaacgtgcctaccgttcctgtcctattgtttttcttttcttcttcctatatatatatatatgcttatacctttatatactatataacctttctgtatgatacttacatatattgttgtgacaaaaataaataaataaataaaataaaaagttgggtAAGAGGCTGCCTATATAAGAGAAGCCATTAGagggcatttttttccccttcagtctTCTCCTCCTGCATTGTACTTCTTGTTCTCTCATCAGGTGTATCAATGCTCTTCGTTGTATCAGTAGCTGTAAAGGTATTTAACCACACATAAGTTTGTAAATATTTcactgtagataaaaccactgttaGTTATACTAGAAGGCTCTGTGTGCTGGGTTTTGCTCCTGAGTTTATCTCATACTACGCTACCTAAACTCTGACACCAAAACCTTTTGGTTCAACGTATTGATGGAATCTTTAAAACAAAATGCAGAATTCCAACAACATGTTTACTGTGTGAACTCAACCATAGGACAGGtttagtttgttttaatttccaaTGGAGTCTAGATAATTGCCGTTTCTCCCTGCCTCGTTCACTGATGCAGGGGGTTCTTCCAAAAGCATGTTTTGTGCTCCACTTTGTCTCTTCCTCAAAATCCGCATGCCATATCTGCTGCTGGAAATGACTTGAgaaattctttttctctctctatagAGCCAGCTGAAAAATGAGGGCCGGATCCGAATGTTTCAACACAGCTTTGAAGCGGATTTTTTTGTGCTGGCATTCACGGACAGCTATGTATCTAAGGTTGGCTTCTGCCAGAGAGGGGCATGGACGGGGTAGAAGAGCCAAAGGGCCAGCAAGCTGATGATGacgctcttattttattttatttttgtctcagGTGCAGGAATTTATATCGGGAAAGGAGTTTGCCAGGACAGTGAAGAAGTTTTTAGATTCGGTCCTTACCACCTGCCCTGACATCAGTTTTGACAAGAAAAGGATGTTGAAAGACTTCGGCTTTAGGGACACAGAAATCACGTAAGCAGACGAGGAGTCCCTGGGGCTGTCAATTTTCCTGTTGTTCCATGcctatttttccccccccccctcctttcactGTTTGTCGACTTTTTCTCCAAATTAAGCTCATTCATTGTGTGTCttgttggctgggaaattctgggagttgaactccacccatcttaaaactgccaaagTTAAGAAACACCGCTACATGGTTTTGTTTGTGATTTAaagacaaatagcaatagcattcggacttatatactgcttcattgtGCTTGacaatcctctctaagcggtttacagagtcagcctattgcccccaacaatctgggtcctccttttacccaccttggaaggaaggaaggctgagtcaaccttgagcctggtgagagtcatATTGCCAAATtttaggcagccagcagtcagcagaagtagacaGCAGTAttacactagaatagaatagaattttattggccaagtgtgattggacacacaaggaatttgtcttggtgcatatgctctcagtgtacataaaagaaaagataacgttcatcaaggtacaacatttacaacacaattgatgatcaatatatcaatataaatcataaggattgccagcaacaagttatagtcatacagtcataagtggaaagagattggtaatgggaactatgaaacgattaatagtagtgcagattcagtaaatagtctgacagtgttgagggaattatttgtttagcagagtgatggcctattaccactgcgctaccatggcAAATAAGTCTCTCTGCTTTCTGAGAATGCATGTTCATGTTACAAAAGGCAACCTTTGGGAGAACTTAAATCTCACAGGATTAAATTATAGTCTTCTCTCATTTTATGGTCCTGTTTTCCACAGTGGCTAATTAGATACCTTGGGATGTTCTTTGACAACTCATACAAGGATAGCCGTCTtctgaacaggtagtccttgacttatgaccatagttaagcccaaattttctgttgctacgcAAGATAGACGTTCAGtgagttttttccccattttataagcttccttgccatagttgttaagcgaattgctgcattgttaagttagtaacacggttgttaagtgaatctggctttcccattgactttgcctgtctgaAAAGGCAGAAAACATTAGTCCACAAATACATTGTTGGTCATGGAATAAATCACAACGGACATTTAATTTTTCCCTTTCTGCCTTTTCTTCAGGCAGCTGGTGAATGCTGGAGTCTTGACTGTCCGTGATGCCGGAAGCTGGTGGCTTGCTGTGCCTGGAGCAGGCCGCTTCATCAAATGCTTCATCAAAGGTGTGTCTGTTCACACATTGTGCTAAGCAACTATGCATTGTAGTTTGTTGGCTGGACTCATACATGATGCTAAGAAGCAaataaacaaatcacattatcACTCTGAGCCTGCAAGATTTGAAACCTGCAAGATTTCACTAGATTAAGCAAGTCCCAAATTCACATCCAGAACCagcaaattaccgtattttttggagtataagacgcagcttcccccccccccccaaaaaaaaagaggatgaaattctgggtgcatcttatactccgaatgtagccccgctcagCCTCTCacatggagatttcagaggctgaaaaaagcttcagaaaagaagcccccaaacagagcttcagaggctttttttcggaagttctgttttggaggctttcagaagcagaaaaaggttttttctgaaatggagtttcagaggcagaaaaaaaagcaaaaaaaagcaaggcacagagctcacaaccaaggaacctgttgctaaaattcacttctgggagcagctgattgggggtattccgggaggccgatccacctgccaatcagcttttttcgtattttcctctccaaaaactaaggttatacgccggtgcatcttatactctgaaaaatatggtgtattttgggttttttggatACTAGAACTTTCTTCGCATTTTAAATTCACAAAACCATTACAATTTAGAGTGGCTCTTTCGTTTGAGGGTTTGTTTTTGCAAACTAAATTAACCCTGCtgcaagaaaaaggaaaaagaaaaaacagttcTCCATTACCTTATCCAGTGCAGGATGTCCAGTCTTGAACTCCAGTCTAATGCTGGAATTTGTCAGACCTGCCCTGACTTGGtcccttggccaaaaaaaaaagaccctcgactccatttgtaGTGAGGGCTATACTTTTAATAAGAGCCAAGTGGATTACAGAacggcaaagccagaactgaagttCGCGTGGCAAAACCTCCCAGTTAAACTTTCCCCATCCAGTTCCTCTCTTCTCTGCCCTATTCCTTTCTTGTCCAATTATATTTGCATAAATTGTTTTTGGAACAGTCTCTTCGACaaaaggttggttggttggtgaaTGGAATTGTATTCCATTCCCAGGGTTTGACCCTAGAGATGGTGTCTCCGGAAGGCACGATGAATTCGTAGTCTTCTTCTGTCCCATCCGGCTCCCTGCCCCGCAGTGCATGGCAGACTGACAGCTAGCAAAAGCAAAGCTGAAGCATACGATGGCAGCTCTGACAGTGTGTTTCCGAAAGCAGCTGCTCACTGACCGTTCTTCTCTTCCCAGGAAGGAAAGCTGTTTTGGGGATGATCCAGAAATCCAAATACAAGGAAGTCCTACTGTCGGATTTGCAGAGCCGTCAAGCGCCCAATGCGGTGAAACTGGGCCTTCCCTACCATATTCACGACATCATTGGAGCCCAGCTGGTTGACTGGTATTagattccttttccttctctttcttatcTCCGTTCCCTTCTATTTACGGCTTCCGGGAACACACACAGAGATTCCTAcattgattcatttagcaactgtttgaagttacagccgctttgaaaaaaagtggcttacaaccGATCCTTGCGCATACAACCGTCGCTGCATCCCCCACAATCgcttgatcaaaattcggacacttggcagccATCGTACATTTATGAGAGTTGCGGCATCCTGGGTCCACGTGAtggccatttgtaaccttcccagctggcttctgacaagcagtgtccatcgggaagctggatttgcataATGCTACATGATTTAGTTAAGGGACagcgtggctcagtggctaagacgctgagcttgtcagtcagaaaggttggcagttcagcagttcgaatccctagtgctgccgcgtaacagagtgagttcctgttacttgtcccagcttttgccaacctagcagtttgaaagcacgtaaaaaatgcaagtagaaaaatagggatcacctttcgcgggaaggtaacagcgttccgtgcgcctttggtgttgagtcatgccggccacatgaccacggagacgtctcaggacagcgctggctcttcggctttgaaacggagatgagcaccgccccctagagtcgggaatgactggcacatatgtgcgaggggaacctttacctttattttacatGATTTAGTTAGATtagaaactgcagtgattcgcttaaccatgacaaaagaaggtcataaaatcaggcacacaTCTCACAATAATCCCCTTGTTTAGCAATCAAAATTCTAGTCCCGAATGTGgttatatgttgaggactatttctttcccccccaccttagATTTTTGATCAtctcagaaacaaaataaaaggatTTGTTCTTTCCCTTCCAAAGAACCCAAGTTGGAATGCTGATATAGGAAAACAGGGTTTCTGAATCTTAttcagatgcatggacttcagctcccagaatttcccagccaccatGCTGGCAGTAGAAGTTTACGgtctcttaaaagtggccaaggttgggaaacacccaTTTAGAGATAATCGCACATTTGAACAAGAGGATCTGTGGGTTAAACATTTCAGAGTCTGTAAAGCCCATTCGCGTGTCTCCATACCATTTTTATTCGACATTCCTCTTTAAGGAATCCAGCCAGATCCAAGAATGTCTTTACAGATAAAATCGGGCAGCCACAAAAGCCACATCTTCTGATAATCTAATCTGTCCTTGGGATTCTAAGGTTACTCCTAGATATTTGCTTATTGGGTTCATTTTAAATACCCTGTGTCTTGTATCCATTTTGAAATGGCATTCTCCCATCTCACCATCGCATTGAGCAATTCTGAGAGTCGGTTGAAATCTAACAGAAGTATGGAGATTTCAGCTAGGAAGCCTTGTTGCTGTGTTACGAAGGGAAGAGCATTGTTGCAAACCACTCCTCAGTTTCCTGCCTGCACTGGGAGGGATTATAATACTTCACTAGAGAGCTGTAATGATTAAATGATTGCCTTGTTTCGTCAAAGGTCAAACTCTTCCATGTGGGTTAGCCCCAGTGAATGTCTGAACTCAGCGtcagaaaatacaaaatacaaaagtgtttactattgagactctagaaagagtgcagagaagagcagcaaagatgattaggggattggaagctaaaacatatgaagaacggttgcaggaactgggtaggcctagtttaataaaaagaaggactaggggagacatgatagcagtgtgccaatatctcaggggctgccacaaaaaaaagggagttgggctgttctccaaagcacctgagggtagaacaagaagcaatgggtggaaactaatcaaggaaagaagcaacttagaactaaggagaaatttcctgacaattaatcagtggaacaacttgcctccagaagttataaatgctccaacactggaagtttttaagaagagattggataactacttttctgaagtggtgtagagattcctgcctaagtaggggttggactagaagacctccaaggtcccgtccaactctgatattctattctattctattctattctattttgtttcttttcatacCGTTTCATGCAGCTTGGCTATgtttctttcctgtttttaatGTTGAtgatctctttctcattctctctagcGTGCCAACGTCCTCTGGGACCCTCCTGCGACTAACTGATGATTAAAAATGTGCCAAGCAGAGAACAGTGCCCAAAAGAGACTATTTTGCCTTGAGATTTTTTTTCACGTTGGGATTCAGGGTCCTCTGCTTGAGCCCCTGACATTAGTGGGACCAGAAGAAACTTTTCCTCAGCAAAAGAACCTTAACTGATCTGGAAATTGCACTTAATACAGGAACTCCTTGTATGGAACCATCTTAGATGGATTGGGACTACCCACATTATTGGTTACATGGATGGGCCTGAATTGAGAGTAAAATAAAATTACGCAGTCTTTGTCCATGAATTGCAGAGGCTGAAGTAAGCTGAAAATGCTCATTGCAAGATATGCTCCTTAGTCGATTCACTCCTTGAGTATGGTGTTAGGTATTTATTCTGTATACCTTGCGTATGGGTATTTATTGGGTATAAATTTTGTCACTTGTTGTAAAAAGAAAGAAGTTTGGAAAGCATCTTTAAATGGAATTAAAGCCCCAAAGGATGTGCCTTTGTCTTTTATTCTCTTCACACTCATTTTGTAGGAATATATATGATTTTTATGGGtgttccccccctcccaattcaCAGGTGCATTTCAGATTACAGATAAATCCTCCACTTaacgacagttcacttagtgaccgttcaaagttacagcatcgctgaaaaaaagtgacttatgatggattttcacatttatgaccattgcagcatcccattgcccgtggtcacgtgatcaaaacttggatgcttggcgactgattcatttttgtgacggttgcagtgttctgggatcgcacaatccccttttgtgaacttccaacaagcaaagtcaatgggaaagccagattcacttaacaaccatgttactgacttaccaactgcagtgattcacttaccaactgtgacaagaaagttcgtaaaaacggaccaaaattcacttaaccactgtctcacttagcaacaaaaaaaattgggctcaattgtggtcgtatgtcaaggactatctgtgcacTTTGATTCTAGCTTGTATAGTGTGCTTATTCTCCCTTTCTAAAGAGATCTATGCACttactgtactttttggagtaagatgcactccccccccccaacagtgaGTGGAAATATCTGTTTGTCTTATACATCAAATGTTGccatagccccgcccacccaccggcccccacccttcagctgttttcggcctccacactccccattttagacctgttccaggctgtggggattgccacagcacatcactgcctctgcatgccccatttttggcctctgcatgtcaCATTTTCGGCCCGGTTCCGAAACCTGTCTGTCACAGCAGGGATAGCGAGAGTGGCAATCCTGGCCAAAAACATGACACACGGAGGCAGCAATCAGCggcaatgtgctgtggcgatcccgGCAGCCTGGAAGGGGTCTAAAACAGagcatgcggaggctgaaaacacgACACACGGAGGCGGTGATGGACTGGCGATccacacagcctggaacagctgatcggcggtattccaggtggcagatccaaccaccaatcagctgctcctgcTGAATCGGGCTGCGATAACCAGGCTATTTGCTGCAATGACGCTAGCCGGATGAATAGCAATGGAtgctggcaggcaggcagaattttattttattttttttttcctccccaaatatgaaagtgtgtcttat
This genomic window from Ahaetulla prasina isolate Xishuangbanna chromosome 2, ASM2864084v1, whole genome shotgun sequence contains:
- the STK19 gene encoding serine/threonine-protein kinase 19 produces the protein MKRKHQLLSDTFKAKKPRLALSDGSEPSEQEGPAAVEAALQNLVSLFPRKVFEDSLPPLVLRHQIYSLVKDRTVVDRYLSQLKNEGRIRMFQHSFEADFFVLAFTDSYVSKVQEFISGKEFARTVKKFLDSVLTTCPDISFDKKRMLKDFGFRDTEITQLVNAGVLTVRDAGSWWLAVPGAGRFIKCFIKGRKAVLGMIQKSKYKEVLLSDLQSRQAPNAVKLGLPYHIHDIIGAQLVDCVPTSSGTLLRLTDD